Proteins encoded together in one Polaribacter reichenbachii window:
- a CDS encoding RNA polymerase sigma factor, with amino-acid sequence MENQLIDHLFRYHSGKMVSVLTRIFGLSNLEIVEDAVQDTFIKASMSWRKQVPENPEAWLTQAAKNRILDIFRKLKTEKNYLPNFYQGANTIAINELFLESEIEDAQLRMIFTACHPKLNAKDRIAFALKTVSGFSSKEIASALLTKEETVKKRLVRARKVIQKENLTFQIPQGKALKKRLESVLEVLYLIFNEGFHSNKKEQLIQEELCGEAMRLCKMLLKNIHTRTSESYALFALMCFHAARLESKTNAQNQILDLEHQDRSLWHYPLIELGNSMMYKAVENNEFSCYHYEAAIASEHLKAKTFNATNWDKILYWYKCLNSLQPMANHLLTMAVICIQKNDLQKADTYLSKLNANDFEQRKYLFYGTKSDFYAAKKNLKKAITHINLAIESVNNQLEKEHLIKKKIKLHQN; translated from the coding sequence ATGGAAAACCAACTCATAGACCATCTTTTCAGATATCACTCAGGAAAGATGGTTTCTGTTTTAACAAGAATTTTTGGATTATCTAATTTAGAAATTGTTGAAGATGCTGTGCAAGACACTTTTATAAAAGCCAGTATGTCTTGGCGTAAACAGGTACCAGAAAACCCAGAAGCTTGGTTAACACAGGCTGCAAAAAATAGAATTCTAGATATTTTTAGAAAATTAAAAACAGAAAAAAACTACCTACCAAATTTCTATCAAGGCGCAAACACTATTGCAATTAACGAACTTTTTTTAGAATCAGAAATTGAAGACGCTCAATTAAGAATGATTTTTACTGCTTGTCATCCGAAGTTAAACGCTAAAGACAGAATTGCTTTTGCTCTAAAAACAGTTTCTGGTTTTAGTAGTAAAGAAATAGCATCAGCTTTACTAACCAAAGAAGAAACTGTAAAAAAACGTTTGGTTAGAGCAAGAAAAGTTATCCAAAAAGAAAATTTAACATTCCAAATTCCACAAGGAAAAGCTCTTAAAAAAAGACTTGAGAGTGTTTTAGAAGTATTGTATTTGATATTTAACGAAGGGTTTCACTCCAATAAAAAAGAACAATTAATACAAGAAGAATTGTGTGGTGAAGCAATGCGTTTGTGCAAAATGCTTTTAAAAAATATACATACAAGAACTTCAGAAAGTTATGCTCTATTTGCGTTAATGTGTTTTCATGCTGCACGTTTAGAATCTAAAACAAATGCACAAAACCAAATTCTAGATTTAGAGCATCAAGATAGAAGTCTGTGGCATTACCCGTTAATAGAATTAGGGAATTCTATGATGTACAAAGCTGTAGAAAACAATGAGTTTTCTTGCTATCATTATGAAGCTGCAATAGCATCAGAGCATTTAAAAGCAAAAACTTTTAATGCTACAAATTGGGATAAAATTTTATACTGGTATAAATGCTTAAATTCCTTACAACCAATGGCAAATCATTTGCTAACTATGGCAGTAATTTGTATTCAAAAAAACGATTTACAAAAAGCAGACACTTATTTAAGCAAACTAAATGCTAATGATTTTGAACAACGTAAATATTTATTTTATGGGACAAAATCAGATTTTTATGCTGCTAAAAAAAACTTAAAAAAAGCAATTACACATATTAATCTAGCCATAGAAAGCGTAAATAATCAGCTAGAAAAAGAGCATTTAATAAAGAAGAAAATTAAACTCCATCAGAATTAA
- a CDS encoding NAD-dependent succinate-semialdehyde dehydrogenase, whose protein sequence is MKKVTTINPATEEEIATYTRLTADQALEKVAKANQTYQSWKKTSFDERAKLMSNLANIFDENKEAYAQLATQEMGKMIQQSRSEIEKCALICRYYADNIHELLADEVVKTEAKKSYVTYQPLGVILAVMPWNFPFYQVIRFAAPAVMTGNTGVLKHASNVQGCAFALEEAFKKAGFPESVFTNLNVESKDIKTIIEDKNIIAVTLTGSEPAGRSVAKIAGENLKKTVLELGGSDAYIVLEDVDLEKATDLATKGRLQNNGQTCIAAKRFIVLEEIYDDFLKLFTQKMKAAKMDEPTNEEAYYGPMARIDLRNEIHEQVEKTIQQGGKLVIGGKIPEQKGAYYPATILADLKPGMTAFDEELFGPVASVIKAKDENEAIQLANNSTFGLGSGVLTGNSKRGEKIALQLEAGNSFVNKLVASDPRLPFGGIKNSGYGRELSDYGIKEFVNTKSIWID, encoded by the coding sequence ATGAAAAAAGTAACCACAATAAATCCTGCAACTGAAGAAGAAATTGCAACTTATACCAGATTAACTGCAGATCAAGCACTTGAAAAAGTAGCAAAAGCTAACCAAACGTATCAATCTTGGAAAAAAACTTCATTTGATGAACGTGCTAAATTAATGAGTAATCTTGCCAATATTTTTGATGAAAATAAAGAAGCATATGCACAATTAGCAACTCAAGAAATGGGTAAAATGATTCAACAATCGAGAAGTGAAATTGAAAAATGTGCTTTAATTTGCAGGTATTATGCTGATAATATTCACGAATTATTAGCGGATGAAGTGGTTAAAACAGAAGCTAAAAAAAGTTATGTAACCTATCAACCTTTAGGAGTTATTTTGGCTGTGATGCCGTGGAATTTTCCTTTTTATCAAGTAATTCGTTTTGCTGCTCCTGCTGTTATGACTGGTAATACTGGTGTTTTAAAACACGCCTCTAATGTACAAGGTTGTGCTTTTGCTTTAGAAGAAGCTTTTAAAAAAGCCGGTTTTCCAGAAAGTGTTTTTACCAATTTAAATGTAGAATCAAAAGATATAAAAACCATTATAGAAGATAAAAATATTATTGCTGTAACTTTAACAGGTAGCGAACCTGCAGGACGTTCTGTAGCAAAAATTGCTGGAGAAAATTTAAAGAAAACGGTTTTAGAGTTAGGAGGTAGTGATGCTTATATTGTTTTAGAGGATGTTGATTTAGAAAAAGCAACAGATTTGGCTACAAAAGGTCGACTTCAAAATAATGGGCAAACCTGTATTGCTGCCAAACGTTTTATTGTTTTAGAAGAGATTTATGATGATTTTCTAAAACTATTTACCCAAAAAATGAAAGCTGCCAAAATGGATGAACCTACCAATGAAGAGGCGTATTATGGACCAATGGCTAGAATTGATTTAAGAAATGAAATCCACGAACAAGTTGAAAAAACAATACAACAAGGAGGTAAATTAGTTATAGGTGGTAAAATTCCTGAGCAAAAAGGGGCTTATTATCCTGCAACCATCTTAGCTGATTTAAAACCTGGAATGACTGCTTTTGATGAAGAATTGTTTGGACCAGTGGCTTCTGTTATTAAAGCAAAAGATGAAAATGAAGCGATTCAATTGGCTAATAATTCTACTTTTGGATTAGGTTCTGGAGTATTAACGGGTAATTCTAAACGCGGAGAAAAAATTGCGCTACAATTAGAAGCTGGTAATAGTTTTGTAAATAAATTAGTAGCTTCTGACCCAAGATTGCCTTTTGGCGGAATTAAAAATAGCGGTTATGGAAGAGAATTATCAGACTATGGAATTAAAGAATTTGTAAATACTAAATCAATTTGGATTGATTAA
- a CDS encoding putative DNA modification/repair radical SAM protein: MSFERTLEKLKILADAAKYDVSCSSSGSKRTNTNKGLGDATGMGICHSYTEDGRCVSLLKILLTNHCIFDCAYCVTRKSNDVKRAAFKVQEVVDLTINFYRRNYIEGLFLSSGIFKSADYTMERLVAVAKKLRLEENFNGYIHLKSIPGASDELMREAGLYADRLSVNIEIPTKSGLKLLAPDKNFDDFIKPMEKVKNEIIQYKSEKKIIKSTPKYAPGGQSTQMIVGASGENDFQILKTAEHYYKNFNLKRVYYSGYVPISYDNRLPAIGSEVPMLRENRLYQSDWLTRFYGFHTNEIVNLNHQNLDLDIDPKLSWALRNLHEFPVDVNKADKRMLARIPGVGMKSVAKILMARKYRRLNWDHLKKIGIAFNRAQYFLVCDSNQFERRDLTATKLKAIILKNSNSKYDKLLSPQLNLFS, encoded by the coding sequence ATGTCTTTTGAGCGCACTTTAGAAAAACTTAAAATTTTAGCAGATGCTGCTAAATACGATGTTTCTTGTTCTTCAAGTGGCAGCAAAAGAACCAATACAAATAAAGGTTTAGGCGATGCTACAGGAATGGGAATTTGCCATTCGTATACAGAAGATGGCAGATGTGTTTCTTTACTAAAAATTTTATTAACCAATCACTGTATTTTCGATTGTGCCTATTGCGTAACTCGTAAAAGTAACGATGTAAAAAGAGCTGCTTTTAAAGTGCAAGAAGTAGTGGATTTAACCATTAATTTTTATAGAAGAAATTATATTGAAGGTCTTTTTTTAAGCTCTGGTATTTTTAAAAGTGCAGATTATACAATGGAACGTTTAGTGGCTGTTGCTAAAAAATTACGATTAGAAGAAAACTTTAATGGTTATATACATTTAAAATCAATTCCTGGTGCTTCAGATGAATTAATGCGTGAAGCTGGTTTGTATGCAGATCGATTGAGTGTTAATATCGAAATTCCCACAAAAAGCGGATTGAAATTATTAGCTCCTGATAAGAACTTTGATGATTTTATAAAACCTATGGAAAAGGTGAAAAATGAAATTATTCAATACAAATCTGAAAAGAAAATTATAAAAAGTACACCTAAATATGCGCCTGGAGGTCAAAGCACACAAATGATTGTTGGTGCAAGTGGCGAAAATGATTTTCAGATTTTAAAAACTGCAGAACATTATTACAAAAACTTCAATTTAAAAAGAGTGTATTATTCTGGTTATGTGCCTATTTCTTATGATAATAGATTGCCAGCAATTGGTAGTGAAGTACCTATGTTAAGGGAAAATAGACTATATCAATCAGATTGGTTAACGCGTTTTTATGGCTTTCATACCAATGAAATTGTAAACTTAAATCATCAAAATTTAGATTTAGATATCGATCCAAAATTGAGTTGGGCTTTGCGTAATTTACACGAATTCCCTGTAGATGTAAATAAAGCTGATAAAAGAATGTTGGCTAGAATTCCTGGAGTTGGTATGAAATCTGTTGCTAAAATTTTAATGGCAAGAAAATATAGAAGATTAAATTGGGATCATCTTAAAAAAATAGGAATTGCCTTTAACAGAGCGCAATACTTTTTAGTTTGCGATAGCAACCAGTTTGAAAGAAGAGATTTAACAGCTACAAAATTAAAGGCTATAATTCTTAAAAACTCAAATAGCAAATACGATAAATTGTTAAGTCCGCAATTAAACTTATTTTCTTAA
- a CDS encoding TIGR03915 family putative DNA repair protein, with protein sequence MQHKTLLYDGTFEGFLSCVFYVFEYKLKNVTIQNQFVNQSELFSDNETINTDKQKSDRVWKGLKQKASTLSSTKIYYAFLSEQPKVENVLLDYMLYIFNSSEKVDTDFTQPSVLKTSQIAKNVSREKHRMEAFVRFKLTKDNIYFANIEPDFNVLPLIAKHFKSRYADQKWVIYDIRRNYGLFYDLHKLDFINLDFPENFDFSKTSSDFFADEEFEFQKLWKDYFDSTNIKERKNMKLHIRHVPKRYWKYLSEKQPNL encoded by the coding sequence ATGCAACATAAAACTTTACTTTATGATGGTACTTTCGAAGGTTTTTTGTCTTGTGTATTTTACGTTTTCGAATACAAATTAAAAAATGTAACGATTCAAAACCAATTTGTAAATCAAAGTGAATTGTTTTCCGATAATGAAACTATTAATACTGATAAGCAAAAATCAGATCGTGTTTGGAAAGGTTTAAAGCAAAAAGCATCTACTTTATCATCCACCAAAATTTATTATGCTTTTTTAAGTGAGCAACCTAAAGTAGAAAATGTATTGTTAGATTATATGCTGTATATTTTTAACAGCTCAGAAAAAGTAGATACAGATTTTACACAACCAAGTGTTTTAAAAACATCGCAAATTGCAAAAAATGTAAGTAGAGAAAAACACAGAATGGAAGCTTTTGTGCGTTTTAAATTAACCAAAGACAACATTTATTTTGCAAATATAGAACCCGATTTTAATGTATTACCTTTAATTGCTAAGCATTTTAAAAGCAGATATGCAGATCAAAAATGGGTAATTTATGACATCCGAAGAAATTATGGTTTGTTTTATGATTTACATAAATTAGATTTCATCAATCTAGATTTTCCAGAGAATTTTGATTTTTCTAAAACCAGTTCAGACTTTTTTGCTGATGAGGAATTCGAGTTTCAAAAACTTTGGAAAGATTATTTTGATAGTACAAACATCAAAGAACGTAAAAATATGAAATTGCATATTAGACACGTTCCAAAACGCTATTGGAAATATTTAAGCGAAAAACAACCAAATTTATAA
- a CDS encoding GH3 family domain-containing protein, with the protein MAILGNIIKGVINLTDTLTSETNHIEAQEAVLKNLLETAKETQFGKKYSFETILLSDDICESFADVVPYFDYNKINEKWWSKLHKGEVDVTWPGTPSYFALSSGTTGKSSKRIPVTDAMIDAIQSSGIKQVLSLNNFDLPADFFEKEIMMLGSSTDLQEKNDHLEGEISGISASNIPFWFKGYYKPGEDIAKIDDWDERVAHIAKNAKNWDIGALSGIPSWIELMLQEVIKYHKADNIHDIWPNLQVYTSGGVAFGPYEKSFKALLGKPVTVIDTYLASEGYIATQTRPETDAMQLNTENGIYFEFVPMNPDYIKADGSIKKSAPSLTLKEVELNQDYILIMSTVSGAWRYLIGDTIAFTDVEKAEIKITGRTKFFLNTVGSQLSVNKMDDAMKHLEEKFSTKISEYTICAKRFDDGEFYHSWYLGTDLKANKKEVADALDNFLKEANKNYKVARSKALKGVKVTIIDVEKFHNWSDQNKKKGGQVKMERVMKEKKFKKWEKFVK; encoded by the coding sequence ATGGCAATTTTAGGTAATATTATAAAAGGAGTTATCAACTTAACAGATACATTAACATCAGAAACAAATCATATAGAAGCACAAGAAGCCGTTTTAAAAAATCTTTTAGAAACTGCAAAAGAAACTCAATTTGGTAAAAAATACAGTTTTGAAACTATTTTATTAAGTGATGATATTTGCGAATCTTTTGCAGATGTTGTGCCTTATTTCGATTACAACAAAATCAATGAAAAATGGTGGAGCAAATTACACAAAGGCGAAGTAGATGTTACTTGGCCAGGCACACCTTCTTACTTTGCATTAAGTTCGGGTACAACAGGTAAAAGCAGTAAAAGAATTCCGGTTACAGATGCTATGATAGATGCCATTCAAAGTTCTGGAATAAAGCAAGTTTTGTCTTTAAACAATTTCGATTTGCCTGCAGATTTTTTCGAAAAAGAAATTATGATGTTGGGTAGTTCTACAGATTTACAAGAAAAAAATGACCATTTAGAAGGAGAAATTAGCGGAATTAGCGCAAGCAACATTCCTTTTTGGTTTAAAGGATATTACAAACCTGGTGAAGATATTGCTAAGATTGATGATTGGGATGAACGTGTTGCGCACATCGCAAAAAATGCAAAAAATTGGGATATTGGTGCTTTAAGCGGAATTCCTTCTTGGATAGAATTAATGTTGCAAGAAGTTATTAAATACCACAAAGCAGACAACATTCACGATATTTGGCCAAATTTACAAGTGTATACTTCTGGTGGAGTTGCTTTTGGTCCTTACGAAAAGAGTTTTAAAGCACTTTTAGGTAAGCCAGTAACTGTTATAGATACTTATTTGGCGTCAGAAGGTTACATTGCCACACAAACAAGACCAGAAACAGATGCAATGCAATTGAACACCGAAAACGGAATCTATTTTGAGTTTGTACCAATGAATCCTGATTATATAAAAGCAGATGGTTCTATTAAAAAAAGTGCACCTTCTTTAACTTTAAAAGAGGTAGAATTAAATCAAGATTACATTTTAATTATGAGTACTGTAAGTGGTGCTTGGCGTTATTTAATAGGTGATACTATTGCTTTTACAGATGTAGAAAAAGCAGAAATTAAAATTACTGGGCGTACAAAATTCTTTTTAAACACAGTAGGCTCTCAACTTTCTGTAAATAAAATGGATGATGCTATGAAACATTTAGAAGAAAAATTCTCAACCAAAATTTCTGAATATACGATTTGTGCAAAAAGATTTGATGATGGCGAATTTTATCATTCTTGGTATTTAGGTACAGATTTAAAAGCCAATAAAAAAGAGGTTGCTGATGCTTTAGACAACTTTTTAAAAGAGGCAAATAAAAATTATAAAGTAGCAAGAAGCAAAGCCCTAAAAGGGGTAAAAGTAACCATTATTGATGTAGAAAAATTCCATAATTGGAGCGATCAAAATAAGAAAAAAGGTGGGCAAGTTAAAATGGAACGTGTTATGAAAGAGAAAAAATTTAAAAAATGGGAAAAGTTTGTAAAATAG
- a CDS encoding YciI family protein gives MMKQFMMIFIGADYADLGLSPEELQTRMGKWFAWNDKMQQAGFLVGGEALTPDIRRIVGKNRTVTDLTSAEVKEIVGGYYTVKAKDFDAVQEIAQDFPDYDLGATVEIREIMVFDK, from the coding sequence ATGATGAAACAATTTATGATGATTTTTATTGGCGCAGATTATGCTGATCTTGGTCTTTCTCCTGAAGAATTACAAACAAGAATGGGCAAATGGTTTGCTTGGAATGATAAGATGCAACAAGCAGGTTTTCTTGTTGGCGGAGAAGCTTTAACACCAGACATTAGAAGAATTGTTGGTAAAAACAGAACAGTAACAGATTTAACATCTGCAGAAGTAAAAGAAATTGTTGGTGGTTATTACACTGTAAAAGCCAAAGATTTTGATGCTGTACAAGAAATTGCACAAGATTTTCCTGATTATGATTTAGGAGCAACAGTTGAAATTAGAGAAATAATGGTTTTTGATAAATAA
- a CDS encoding FAD/NAD(P)-binding protein, whose protein sequence is MKKLGIIGFGPRGLYALESLFFELSKNRKVKVQVFIFENEDELGAGQVWNSKQATINWTNISVRALRNLKGRPEIKIDDIIIPEFPSYIDALPKEEQEALQNLPDQFPPRSAIGQYLKDRATSILKVLEKNDLVIIHRKFIIDINYKNSEFIITDSSKNKYIVDEVLVTIGHQPTKLSKDLQHLEVESLESDKIFFSETYPIENIIQSAATHKAKHIVIRGFGLAMIDAVRALTIEKGGEFKITNDRTFASEFISSEKVAQKIIPYSLNGLPMVPKPLDKNVDEQFEPSKAQIKHFKNTVSKYAIEDEKANDAKFLKEIFAEIGVEIYLALENKLGSGNSAKELETAILNWFDDDKYKHETLVDSEIDTNTLIATYVNMAANEVPISLDFCLGQVIRHLQPTLYKTFSHANVSDAVFADVIQFDEQMKRYSYGPPIESMQQLIALHNAEILDFNFANNPEITAKDTFWTFEKNEHKIDCEVIINSVLSAPKLLEVTTPLILNLLRNDLIQPVHSELGIETHTDGTIVLDDETRKIPLAVLGRLAKGSVIGVDAILECFGPRIKDWAKGFINRL, encoded by the coding sequence ATGAAAAAGTTAGGAATAATCGGTTTTGGTCCAAGAGGTTTATATGCTTTAGAAAGTCTATTTTTTGAGTTATCTAAAAATAGAAAAGTTAAAGTTCAAGTTTTTATTTTCGAAAATGAAGATGAACTTGGAGCAGGACAAGTTTGGAACTCTAAACAAGCTACTATAAATTGGACAAATATTTCTGTAAGAGCTTTAAGAAATTTAAAAGGCAGACCAGAAATTAAGATTGATGACATTATAATTCCTGAATTTCCTTCTTATATTGATGCATTACCAAAAGAAGAACAAGAAGCTTTACAAAATTTACCAGATCAATTTCCGCCAAGAAGTGCAATTGGTCAATATTTAAAGGATAGAGCAACATCAATCTTAAAAGTTTTAGAGAAAAATGATTTGGTTATAATCCATAGAAAATTTATAATTGATATTAATTACAAAAACTCTGAATTTATAATCACTGATTCTTCTAAAAATAAATATATAGTTGATGAAGTTTTGGTAACAATTGGTCATCAACCTACAAAATTATCTAAAGATTTACAACATCTAGAAGTTGAGAGTTTAGAAAGTGATAAAATTTTTTTCTCAGAAACTTATCCTATTGAAAATATTATACAATCAGCTGCAACTCACAAAGCAAAACATATTGTAATTCGAGGTTTTGGATTGGCAATGATTGATGCTGTTAGAGCATTAACTATAGAAAAAGGAGGGGAGTTTAAAATTACAAATGATAGAACTTTTGCCTCTGAATTTATTTCATCAGAAAAAGTAGCTCAGAAAATTATTCCTTATTCTTTAAATGGATTGCCTATGGTTCCAAAGCCATTAGATAAAAATGTTGATGAACAATTTGAGCCATCTAAAGCGCAAATAAAACATTTTAAAAACACAGTTTCTAAATATGCAATTGAGGATGAAAAAGCTAATGACGCTAAATTTTTAAAAGAAATATTTGCTGAAATTGGTGTAGAAATTTATTTAGCTTTAGAAAATAAACTAGGTTCTGGAAACAGTGCTAAAGAATTAGAAACTGCCATTTTAAATTGGTTTGATGATGATAAATATAAACACGAAACCCTTGTTGATTCTGAAATTGACACGAATACTTTAATTGCAACTTATGTAAATATGGCTGCAAATGAAGTGCCCATTTCATTAGATTTTTGTCTTGGCCAAGTGATAAGGCATTTGCAACCTACTTTATACAAAACATTTTCTCACGCAAATGTAAGTGATGCTGTTTTTGCTGATGTAATTCAGTTTGATGAACAAATGAAACGTTATTCTTATGGACCACCAATTGAAAGTATGCAGCAATTAATTGCACTTCATAATGCTGAAATTCTTGATTTTAATTTTGCGAATAATCCAGAAATAACAGCTAAAGATACTTTTTGGACTTTTGAAAAAAACGAACATAAAATTGATTGTGAAGTAATTATTAATAGTGTATTAAGTGCACCAAAACTTCTAGAGGTAACTACACCATTAATTTTAAATCTTTTAAGAAATGATTTAATTCAGCCTGTTCACAGTGAATTAGGGATTGAAACCCATACAGATGGTACTATTGTTTTAGATGATGAAACACGTAAAATTCCATTAGCAGTTTTAGGACGTTTGGCAAAAGGTAGCGTAATTGGTGTTGATGCAATTTTAGAATGTTTTGGTCCTAGAATTAAAGATTGGGCAAAGGGTTTTATAAACAGATTATAA
- a CDS encoding acetolactate synthase large subunit, which produces MKTSDFIIQALENEGVEYIFGLPGEENLDLLESIRKSEKIKLVLTRHEQGAGFMAATYGRLTGKPGVCMSTLGPGATNLMTPAAYAQLGAMPMVMLTGQKPIKESKQGKFQIVDILEMMQPLTKFSKQITYGKNSGAVIREAFRLSQEERPGGVHIEIPEDVCKEEVEKPHFFDIVTSKIPSANLESIKAAEKMISAAKKPLLLIGASANRKRASEALTKFVNILKIPFFNTQMGKGIIDERNPLYLGTAALSSDDFLHEAIEKADLIINVGHDTIEKPPFIMDIEDDRKVIHINFFAAEINEVYFPQLNVIGDIANSIHKLTNQLEHCAEKWNTDFFLSVKENVANHLSKYEEDNRFPILPQRLVKIIRNLLGNDDIVTLDNGIYKIWFSRNYPAYAQNTLLLDNALATMGAGFASAIMAKELYPNKKVVSVNGDGGFMMNSQELETAIRMQLDLVVIILNDNAYGMIEWKQEGEGFPKYGLEYQNPDFVKYAESFGAKGYRPNSVENFEEIFEKTLKTKGVHIIDLAVDYSLNHKILNVLLKEKTKH; this is translated from the coding sequence ATGAAAACATCAGACTTTATAATTCAGGCCTTAGAAAACGAAGGCGTTGAATATATTTTTGGTTTACCAGGAGAGGAAAATTTAGATCTATTAGAATCCATCAGAAAATCAGAAAAAATAAAATTAGTTTTAACCAGACACGAACAAGGTGCAGGTTTTATGGCTGCAACTTACGGACGGTTAACAGGAAAACCCGGAGTTTGTATGTCTACTTTAGGACCAGGAGCCACCAATTTAATGACGCCTGCTGCATATGCACAATTAGGTGCAATGCCAATGGTAATGCTTACTGGCCAAAAACCAATTAAAGAAAGTAAACAAGGTAAATTTCAAATTGTAGACATTTTAGAAATGATGCAACCACTAACCAAATTCTCGAAACAAATTACTTATGGTAAAAATTCTGGAGCTGTAATTAGAGAGGCTTTTCGATTATCTCAAGAAGAAAGACCTGGAGGTGTACACATAGAAATACCTGAAGATGTTTGTAAAGAAGAAGTTGAAAAACCTCATTTTTTTGATATTGTAACTTCTAAAATTCCGTCTGCGAATTTAGAATCGATTAAAGCAGCAGAAAAAATGATTTCGGCTGCAAAAAAACCTTTATTATTAATTGGTGCAAGTGCCAACAGAAAAAGAGCTAGTGAAGCTTTAACCAAATTTGTTAATATATTAAAAATTCCTTTTTTTAATACACAAATGGGTAAAGGAATTATAGACGAACGCAATCCTTTATACTTAGGTACAGCTGCACTTTCTTCGGATGACTTTCTACACGAAGCGATTGAAAAGGCTGATTTAATTATAAATGTTGGTCATGATACTATTGAAAAACCACCATTTATTATGGATATTGAGGATGATAGAAAAGTAATTCATATCAACTTTTTTGCTGCTGAAATTAACGAAGTCTATTTTCCGCAATTAAATGTTATTGGAGATATTGCAAATAGCATTCATAAATTAACAAATCAGCTAGAACATTGTGCTGAAAAATGGAATACCGATTTCTTTTTAAGTGTAAAAGAAAATGTAGCCAATCATTTATCAAAATACGAAGAAGACAATCGTTTTCCTATTTTACCTCAACGTTTGGTAAAAATCATAAGAAATCTTTTGGGTAATGATGATATTGTTACGCTAGATAATGGAATATACAAAATTTGGTTTTCTAGAAATTATCCTGCTTACGCACAAAATACTTTATTATTAGATAATGCCTTAGCAACTATGGGTGCAGGTTTTGCATCTGCAATAATGGCAAAAGAATTGTATCCGAATAAAAAAGTAGTTTCTGTAAATGGTGATGGAGGTTTTATGATGAATTCTCAAGAACTAGAAACTGCCATTCGAATGCAATTAGATCTAGTAGTTATCATCTTAAATGATAATGCGTATGGAATGATAGAATGGAAACAAGAAGGTGAAGGTTTCCCAAAATATGGTTTGGAATACCAAAATCCAGATTTTGTTAAATATGCAGAAAGCTTTGGAGCCAAAGGTTACAGACCAAACTCCGTTGAAAATTTTGAGGAAATTTTCGAAAAAACATTAAAAACCAAAGGCGTTCACATTATTGATTTAGCTGTAGATTATTCGCTAAACCATAAAATATTGAATGTATTATTAAAAGAAAAAACAAAACACTAA